GAAGACCAAAGGCGCTAATATCGTAAGAACTCGAGGTCGGCAGATGGGCAACTTTTATCCCCGCTCCGGCTAATTCATCGAGGAACGCCGGTCGTTGTCCTGCCTCGGAAAAAGCCGCCACGGTCAATTCGAAATCGGAGTCAGCCATGCTTTGGGCGTGCTGTCGCAACTGCCGTTCCGGTCCGCCGAAGAAACTCCCCGCACGCAGATGCAGAACCCGGTGTTTAGTCATCGGCGTCGGATTTCCTTTCCGTGCGCTCCCAGGATGATTTGCGTAATCCCAGCAGCGATTTTAATTGCACGCCGATGAACCAGAAGCCGTAAGCGGGTGCTGCGGCGATTGCCCGCAAGGCCCGTGAGCGGTCTTCCATAAGAAATGCCCCAAGCAACAGATACACTATCAAGGCTATCATAGCAGCCAGATTGATCCCGGCGAGGAGCCATCCGAGGGGTTTCGTTAAGACCAGTGACAACAGCATCAAAACAAAAGCTAGATAGATCATGAGGGGGCGGCTAAGCAGCAGTAATGCTCCGGCCAGTTCGATAAGTTTGGGGCGGAAGGCCAACCCTCGCAGGAACAGCGCCGGGAAATGGTCGGCAATGAGAGCGAACGTTCCTGAGGCCCAGCGCTTTTTCTGGGTCGCTGCTTGATCGTAGTCGACAGTGGCGGTGCTGTAGACCGAAGTGGCCGCGGTAAAAGCTACTTGTTGTCCGGCCAGAATGATCTTGACCGCATAATCGACATCTTCGGTTATGGAATGAGAATCCCACGGCAGGCGGGCCAGCATCTTCGAGCGAAGCGCCATGCCTGTTCCTCGCAACAGCCCGTGAAAGCCGAGTCGTGAGCGGGCTTCGTAGAAAAGACGATTTTCCACCAGGCTGGCCATATATTGCAGTAGAGCCAGGGGCGAGGCTTTTTTATCGGGTACGAAGTAATAACCCGTCTGTACTGCCGCTGCGCCTTTCTCGAAGGTTACGGCGAGGACCTCCAGGATATTTTGATCGACGATGGTGTCGGCATCCACGATCAGGACAAAGTCCGAGTTTTCCAGGCCGACTTGTTCGATGATCCATTCGATGGCATAGCCTTTACCGCGTCTGTCGAGGTCGTGGCGTTCGTATACCTCCACGCCATGACCGGCGGCAATCTCGGCCGTGTTGTCGGTACAGTTGTCGGCAACGACCACGACCCGATTGCTGTGTGATGATTGTATTTGAGCCAGACTCTTCAGCGTCGGAATCAGGTGTTCACCTTCGTTGTATGCCGGTACGATGGTCAGAAAACGGTATGTTTTCTCGGATTTCTCCGGATGTCGTACGGAGGTACAGCCCACGAGCGCCAATAACCACAGATAAACCACCCCTGCAATCAGAAGGGCCGTTAAAGCAATTATCAACCAGGTCAGGAAAATCATATCATACGACCCGGTTTATCGATCTGACAGATCGAAAATTGGTATTTCCCCCGTGGCGTGCGCGATAACTCCGGGACATATTCCACGTCATAGGTCATTCCCCGGCCGAAAAACTGTGGGACAGCTTCGGCCAGTTGCTTCAGGCTGTACTCACCGAACTTGTCGGTTTTAACGATCCGGAAAAGCAGGTGGTCGAGTTTGTCCTGCACTACCTGAACCTGCCAGATACCGGGGATTTCTATTGCCAGGTTAACCATGATCGAAATTCCGGAGAGCATTCTTCCGTCCGGGGTGTAAAGGAAATCGGTGTGTCGGCCGTAAAGTTTCCCAAGCCGGGGGAGAGTTCGTCCGCAAGGACAGTCACCCTTCAAAACCGTGGCCATGTCCTCCAGCCGATAACGAATAAGCGGCATCGCTTCGTTGGTCAGGTCGGTGATAATCAGGTCGGCCGGAGTGGTTTCATCGGCGCCGTCGGTCTCAACCCAGAGTCCCTCGGC
This is a stretch of genomic DNA from Candidatus Zixiibacteriota bacterium. It encodes these proteins:
- a CDS encoding glycosyltransferase family 2 protein yields the protein MIFLTWLIIALTALLIAGVVYLWLLALVGCTSVRHPEKSEKTYRFLTIVPAYNEGEHLIPTLKSLAQIQSSHSNRVVVVADNCTDNTAEIAAGHGVEVYERHDLDRRGKGYAIEWIIEQVGLENSDFVLIVDADTIVDQNILEVLAVTFEKGAAAVQTGYYFVPDKKASPLALLQYMASLVENRLFYEARSRLGFHGLLRGTGMALRSKMLARLPWDSHSITEDVDYAVKIILAGQQVAFTAATSVYSTATVDYDQAATQKKRWASGTFALIADHFPALFLRGLAFRPKLIELAGALLLLSRPLMIYLAFVLMLLSLVLTKPLGWLLAGINLAAMIALIVYLLLGAFLMEDRSRALRAIAAAPAYGFWFIGVQLKSLLGLRKSSWERTERKSDADD